The following proteins come from a genomic window of Miscanthus floridulus cultivar M001 chromosome 2, ASM1932011v1, whole genome shotgun sequence:
- the LOC136540076 gene encoding probable galacturonosyltransferase-like 7, whose amino-acid sequence MLWVARLSGFLSAAMAMVVLSPSLQSFPPAEAIRSSQFDGSVRFPGQIAGGARGIAFRRAPSFRNAADCGAGAGNGTAANVCDPSLVHIAITLDEEYLRGSVAAVHSVVQHARCPESVFFHFLVSDPGLGDLVRAVFPQLRFKVYYFDPERVRGFISTSVRQALEQPLNYARNYLADLLEPCVRRVIYLDSDLVLVDDVAKLWLTDLGGRTVGAPEYCHANFTKYFTGRFWSDQRFAGTFVGRRPCYFNTGVMVLDLERWRHAGYTQRIERWMEIQKSPPGRIYELGSLPPFLLVFAGHVAPIEHRWNQHGLGGDNVLGSCRDLHPGPVSLLHWSGSGKPWARLGAGRPCPLDALWAPFDLYGPAGAGAEESR is encoded by the coding sequence ATGCTGTGGGTGGCGCGCCTGTCCGGCTTCTTATCCGCCGCCATGGCGATGGTGGTGCTGTCGCCGTCGCTCCAGTCCTTCCCGCCCGCCGAGGCCATCCGGTCGTCGCAGTTCGACGGCAGCGTCCGCTTCCCGGGCCAGATCGCAGGGGGCGCCAGGGGGATCGCCTTCCGCCGCGCCCCGTCGTTCCGCAATGCCGCCGATTGCGGCGCCGGCGCGGGCAACGGCACCGCCGCCAATGTCTGCGACCCTTCGCTCGTCCACATCGCGATTACGCTCGATGAGGAGTACCTGAGGGGCTCCGTCGCCGCGGTCCACTCGGTGGTGCAGCACGCCAGGTGCCCCGAGAGCGTCTTCTTCCACTTCCTCGTCTCCGACCCGGGCCTCGGGGACCTCGTCCGCGCGGTCTTCCCGCAGCTCCGGTTCAAGGTCTACTACTTCGACCCCGAGCGCGTTCGCGGGTTCATCTCCACGTCGGTGCGGCAGGCGCTGGAGCAGCCGCTCAACTATGCGCGCAACTACCTGGCCGACCTCCTTGAGCCCTGCGTGCGCCGGGTCATCTACCTCGACTCCGACCTCGTTCTCGTCGACGACGTCGCCAAGCTCTGGCTCACCGACCTTGGCGGCCGCACCGTCGGCGCCCCCGAGTACTGCCACGCCAACTTTACCAAGTACTTCACCGGCCGGTTCTGGTCGGACCAGCGGTTCGCCGGGACGTTCGTGGGGCGGCGTCCATGCTACTTCAACACGGGGGTCATGGTGCTTGACCTCGAGCGGTGGCGGCACGCGGGCTACACGCAGCGCATCGAGCGCTGGATGGAGATACAGAAGTCGCCGCCGGGGCGCATCTACGAGCTGGGGTCGCTGCCGCCCTTCCTGCTGGTGTTCGCGGGGCACGTGGCGCCGATCGAGCACCGGTGGAACCAGCACGGCCTCGGCGGCGACAATGTCCTGGGCAGCTGCCGCGACCTACACCCGGGACCCGTGAGCCTGCTCCATTGGTCCGGGTCCGGCAAGCCCTGGGCGCGGCTGGGCGCCGGGCGGCCGTGCCCGCTCGATGCGCTCTGGGCACCCTTCGACCTGTACGgccccgccggcgccggcgccgaggAGTCCCGGTGA